From the Ammospiza caudacuta isolate bAmmCau1 chromosome 1, bAmmCau1.pri, whole genome shotgun sequence genome, the window TGAAGTTCAGTCCAGGGTCATACCTCCCCAACTTAGATACTTGTTCCTTTTGACAGCAGGTTTTATACATCTATCTCTCTATATAAATTTATTTCACGTCCACCTGGTTACACATCAAACAATACAATGATGCAATAATTAAAAGTTTGGGTCACTGGGACCTGAGGATCATCAGTGGGGTAGGATGTTTGCTTTATGAACTAGGACTACATCACATGGCTTGAGCCATGTCCTTGATTCCGGGACGACCTTCCAAGTCCTGCCCCTGCAACAAGTAAATCCCAATGTGGTGCATTTCTCTGTACAAACTGCAGGGACCAGGCTTATACCTTGGAATAGATGTGAAACCTAATGCATAGTTTTTCTTTCAACTCAATCAGCACATTATGAAAAAAGACAAATGAACTCTCTGCTTGCACTATAGCTATTTAcatgtgcagcagcacagatatTTATGTGTTAAAAAACTTATATACAATAGTATGTTTCCTATTatttccatattaaaaaaaaaagtaatgcaaaaatattcttaaattcCTTCCCCAAAATAATCTGGAAACTTACATGGTGTTTTAGGAAGGCTTTTGAAATAATGTGCACAAACAAAGATTACCTGAAAATATTGCCTGAAGGAAGACAATGAGAATCAGAATGGCAATATGCCATCAATAGTGCTTAGAAAATGCAGTTGTTCTGAGGTTGGCATTCCTTTTGTTCACTTGGCTCTCTCTATTCTGGCTGATTCATATCAATCCCAAAGCAAAAATCATCAATAAGGTGCTTCATTAAGACATGGAAAATAGTCTTCAGTCTTGAAGAGGACTGGAGGTTCATAGAGGGTCTGCTGCTGTCGTGAGGAAGACGATTTCTGCAAATtagagaaatttatttttcacctttttcatAAAGCAGTTTAAAACAAAGCCTGCAGAGCtaaaatgcaaaacaagaaaagttTTAAGGCATATTACTTAGTTGGATGAATTCTTAATCATAGCTCAGATGAGCCTGGCATGTTCCTGAAGTTAGTGAAGAAACGCAGCCTTTGACCATTCCAGCACCTAAAAGGACCCAGTCCTGGAACATGTATGATatgccagcactgcaggagccaaACTGCACCATCCAGCTGATGGGAGAGTCATTGTAACCTTCACCCTTTCCAAGCCATACACCTTTACCTTTTCTGCTCCAGCCTTCAAATTCTCCTCAGTCACTTCTTTTGAGTCAGCTCTGGGCCTGGGTTCTCATTTAGTTACTCAAAAAGTCTTCCTATGGAAACACATCTAGCAAATGATTCTTTCAAGAAGgttgctgctcctgctgagcttCTTCATATGATACagtgttaaaaataatttggtagTGGACTGGAAAAGAGCTGTTACACTGTTTTTCAGGGAAGGTGTACATGTTTCTTTTGCATATTAACTGTACAATGTTTTGCTGTATCCAATGGCTCACTGAAAGACAAGGACCACTAGTGACTACTGTGTCAGCCTTGCTGCAACACAATGCAGACACAGGGTATGTTTTCAATTCCTGGCATTAAATAGAATGCTTGAAATCAAGATCTCACTCATTAAATGTACTTTTCaactaataaaaatattttgatcaaCTGTTTCATAGAGCCCTGTCAGTTTGGAATGAGGAACTTTGTCTTCACCAATAATAAAGTTAGAAGTACACCAAATATCATTGTTTGATAGCTTTGGAGTTTAGAATGGTCTTACAGCACCAAAATGAAGATATAAGTAACCAAGCCTACAAAACAACGTGGAAATTTCTCAATATTCAGTTGAGCTGTATACTTGTACTCCATATGAAGTAAGTACACATTCTCCTGCTATACACAAAATTGCTGATAAATTATGTCTTTAACTTTACCATTAATTTCTCTAAGCTTGTTTTGTCATTCAAGTtgcaatgaaattaaaaatataaacaaagaTCTGATCTATAAACAGTGTATATTATCAGTGTTCTCTGTACCACAAATTTTGCCAAATATAAAAGCAACCTTCAAAATCAAagttctgatttttaaaatactttcctACTCTGTACTGTCCTATCACATAACAATCTGCAAGCATGGGAAACTAAGGTTACAGGTACTCTGTAACTCCTGACATAGATTTAAGAGGTGCTGTATTTGCCTCTGTGCAAGAAAGGAGTAATTTCAATCCAGTGAGGAAACTTATAGGTAGGCACAGTACCCACAATTGCCTAAGTACACATTTAGGATCAGTTATTTTTGCAGCTGCTTAGCAGACATTTTTACCTTTTGAGAGGCTACATTCTTAGTGATATTAGAAGCCTTATAGTACTGTTCTTTACACTGCCTGGTATTCACAAGGGAGGAACTTTGGGCAAAATCTGAAAGGGAGATTATAAATACACAtcttgagaaataaaaaattcagcCTTTGTGTAAAGAAACAGATACATTTAAATGGGAAGAGAATGAGGGTAAATTAAAACTAGCAGTAAAATGTGAACTACACCTACAGTGAAAATCATGACATCAGAATAACCTTCTTTTCCAAACATGTATTTTACCATTGATGTATTGAGCTAGTTAAATACCAGGCAAGTGGAGTAATCTCTACAGGCATCTTCATTCACCTATGCTTGTGTTTACAAGTGGAAGTAGGTATCTTACTATGCAATACCCAGAATCACTTTGGAACAGTAACCTGCCTTTCAGTGAATCAAATAATGCCAGTAAGTTCTGAGTGTTATTTTGCTGCTATCCATAATCAAACTAAGAAACCACTGGAGATGCCAGGTTCACCCTCCTGACACtttcaaaggttttctaccttTTAAATTGTGGAAAAAGTGCTAATTTGACAAAGTGCTCCCATACAACACTAAAAAAGTACTTTCTTTGAACTAGCAAACTTTTCAAGTGAAGACTGTAATTCCTTGGTTAGTAACTGCTtatagaaaaaaatggaatataCTGTTGAGTATTCTTCAAGGCAACTTGTGcaggttttttgtttctaaCTGGCCCATAAAGTGCAACTTTGTGTTGttgattttagttttttttttttttttttaaagaaataaactaCAGAACTCCTAAACTTAAACActaaggaaaatgaagaaatgagaTGAGAAACCAACTTACTTAAAGACTGCACAGTAAACAGCAGTGAAGAACAAGTTCCTTGAATTGAGCCTCAACAAGACAACACAAGTTTTTTTTATATGTACTTTTCTCTGCTGTCATATATGCTTGGAAGATGTAGGaacaaaaatacctcaaaaagCCACAACCTTCTTCCTCTCCCCTTCTACAAAGCTATTTTTTCATCATTCTTACCAGAACACAGAAAACTGAGTTAGTACAGTATGGATACACTAAAAGATAAAACAATCTGTGAGCTGACAAGATGCAAAAGAGTAGAACTTACAAATGGTGTACTGCCAGGTGATGTCAAGAAACACCAGGAATTCAGGTGacttttttttaaccaaaagattattttaaaccCGAGGCACAATGCCAGTTCAGTGTTAGGTAAGGCATCTCTGAAATACACCACAGAGAGTGTTTCAAGCCTTTTGTAAAGGAACAGTCGGCaaggaaagatggagaaaacTGCATCCTTAGAAAGCTACCAAGGTGGTAACATGATTATCCAACTGTGTGGACTGAATACAAATATAaccttcattttaaaaatactgtgcaGATTagcattaattttcttttaggTAACATTTGTGCAGTGGTGTTATCCATGCAGAAGGATCCTTTAGCAGTGTTGCCTGTACTTGCTTTGCATACCACAGAGATCAGGGGTGCTTTAGTATAAAGGCTTGTGCATTATGTGCCTGTTTGTGTCCTTCACATTCATTTCTTTGTGTGCTCAGCCTTGTTTTGCAATGCTACacaaattaagaaattaaatttttaagtTTGGTTgcttccatttttttaaaagaagccTGAGAACTCTGTATAAACCTTAATAaagtatattaaaaatgtaCAGCTACATTCATATACATGTGCAAcaaacattattattttaatcaTCTGCTCTAGTAAGCAGAGCAACTAAGCTGGTCACATGGCAGCAAAACTTTACTTACATTAAGGAAGGATGGCATGCTGATTGTGTGCAAGAGCTTCTTGAAGGTGCTGGGAAAAGCTCCAAGGTCTGTTTCTGCCTTTGTGACCCGTTCTTCCAGTCCAGCTACACTATTCCCAATCATTTTCACAAAAGcctggtgtaaaaaaaaaaaaccaaaataaatatgACACTTTCCCTAACAACATAAAACAGAATTATGCATTGCAAAAGAGTGGTGAAAGATCCATTGCTTAAATGAGTCGTCAAAAACTTCATGCTCAATTTCCCTTCTGCCTGTAAGTCCATTTTAATGCTAGAAATTACTTGAGATACTTAAAAGGCTGAAAACCAGCTTAAATCTAATAAAATAATCTTCCTTTTCCAATTTATCTTTCAAATAACTAATTAGGATTTTTCAGAATCTAGGCTTCTACCTGCCTTTCTACtatcaaaagaaaaaccaaggaTCTAAAACACAGTCTTGAAATTTTATTAGGGATCAAGAGTTCTCTCATTCTATTTGTTTCTGAAACTTTGAAAGCTAACACAAAAAAATTGCCTTGCTTCAAACAGTCAAcgaacagttttatttttttttaaacacgTTACAAAAAGATCTAAAACACATCTGGAATTCCCACAGTCCCCAGAAATTCTTCATAAATGTAGTCCTCTTTATTAACCCTGAAGTACTGAACCCAGCATAGACATGGAGAGCACAACTCACCTGAGCTCACTCCCCATGtgtgcacatacacacacaaatatgCAGACATTGATTTTTCCTTCGGTTAGGAAACAAAATGCATCTAGAAGACAGCAAATACATACCTCTAGTTTGTCAATCTTCCTATATATCTGCCTCATTTCTGTAGCTTTTGTGTAAATTTCAGGTATACTTTCATTGACAACTTGAGAGGAATCACTTCTAATCTAAAGAATGCAaagaaataatacaaaaatcaatgaatgaaacaaaatatttagtAGATTTTATTCTGGAAACTAGAACTGTACTCCAATCAACAGCCTACAATTTAGAGTTTAAAAATACTGGAATAAATTAGTATAAAAACACTAGATTAAATTCAATACACTATAGAGCATTAAAATCAGTACCCTACACAACTTTTTGTATAGTTTCTTCTTCAAATGCTgaacaaaatgtattttgcagaGACTAATATTTAGCTTTATACTTATATTAAAAGTAGGCTAATACAATCTCTTCTGAAGTGAGATGGAACATTTTCTAAGACACACTAAAGAAAGAAACATACTAAGCTAAAATTTTGTCTTAAGTTTTACCACCTGTACTTTTCCTCGGGTTTGTTACAAAAGTGAGGCTACAAAAATTTTAGCTTACTGgtattaaaaaaacctcaaatctACCACAGAATTGTGCAGGAAAACCATATGTGCTACACTTTAAAAGGCAGCCTACCTACCAGTGCCAGCTTACAGGAACTTTCCATTCAGTTCACCCATCTAACCCCatgagaaaagtgaaaacaaagctGCCCTTCTGAAAGGAGGGTCCCCTAAAGACAAATCTAGCTTTGGAGGCTTGGCAACTTGGATTAGATACTTTCATTATAAACCCAACAAAGGATGTCTTTGTGTATTTCCAAGAATAAGCAGAATATCATACTGTTCTTTTAAACAAGAATACCAATACAACTACACAAATATCCagttagaaaaaaatttcttcactgaaagggtagTCAAGCATTTAAGCCTGACAAGGGAAGTGGTGAAGGTATttaggctgcccagggaagtggtgaaggtatttaaaagatgtggcAGTTTGGGACATGGTTTAGGGGTGAatatggcagtgctgggttaatggttagATTTGATGattttagaggtcttttcccTACTAAGTTCtatatgattctatgattatatAGCTATATGGACACATTTTGCTCTGACATGAAAGCTTGGCAATTTTCACCCATGAGTTACCTGATTACCAAAATAAGTCATCTGATTATCAAATGTGTTTTCATTCTGGAACATGCATAGGCTAAaggcttttttctctctgtgtcttACTTACAAACACCAATTCACTGTGCTTAATCTGACTTTGAAAACACAACTACATCCAATTTATACGTACCATATCCAGCATTCCTACGAATTCATCCACCCTTGTCAGTAAGTCTTCTAGACTCTTGTCTAAGCTTTCTATCTGCAAAACAGAGGTCACTTAAAGCGCTTGAAaacatacacagacacacattcACAAAACCCTGGCCAGCCTCACAAACAAGACTACATCGGTCAGGCTACAGCGAGTCCCACAGGAATCCCACAGGCTTTTCCTTCTCCCGGCTTCGTTCAGCGCCAGGGACGCGACCCCCGCTACGtcctgtgctgcacagccccagcccaggagcgTGTCCAGCTCCAGAGGGCTCCGCTCCCATTGAGGGCAGCCCTTCCCTGAGCCGGGAGCTGTGCGggagcccccggcccggccctcgCCCACCTGCTCGCTGAAGAGGCTGCGGTCGGCGAGCAGGTACGCGGAGTAGGCGGCGGCGGTGGCGCTGAGCGACGCCTCCGAGGCATCTTCGTCCTCCGCCTCCCCGAGGCCGGAGGCCCTGCTTTGGCTCTGGGACACGTTCCCGCTGTCCGCGCCGGGACAGGTGTCcggcagctcagctccagcccgcACACCCGCGCCGGCAGCCGCCGCCATCCCACGTCCCGCTCCCACCGCGATGCACCGCCCCTCACATGACCGGGCGGGCCGGCGCAGCCGCGCTGCCGGCaggcggggcgggagcggcccgGCCCCCGCGCTCCGGCGCTGCATACGGAGCGTACGTACATACGGAGCGCACTTATGGCCGGTGCCCGGACTGGGAATCGCGTTTGGATGGAGGAAACTCAGGCTCCGCCGCCTCTGAGCCGCCCCTGCCTGGCGCTGGGACAAGAGCGGGGCTCCGTCTGCAGGAGCGTTTGTGGAGGATGTGGCCTTTAGCGTGCCGCTGCTGTCTCAGCCCTCCCTCAGAGCCCCCTTCGGCAGTTCAGTCCCACAGCCGAGGGGGCCCCGGCCCGCGAAACCCGAGCGGCTCAGCCGCGCTTCCAGGCAGATTCCTCCCGTTAGGGCCTGAGTTGGGAAGGGAGCTCACTGAGAGTGTACAACATAGCGCCGCTTGCGGCTACGGGGCACTCAAAATAGAAGCTGGCTTGTGAGTGTGTGCTTGTTTATTTTCCCCACGACGATGCTGCACAAAATATTTGCAAGCCTTAAAAGTCGTTTTTTAGATCCAAGTTACTTTTTGGATCCAGGgttgacacagctggctgttcTGTTTGTAATTTGTACATGTGTGTGAAACAATTTATGCTTCCTCCCTCCTGCGATGAATGGGGCGGAAAGCTCGGATAGATGGTACTGGAACGCTTTCTGTGGACAGTGAGAGCCAGCAGGCTCCGGGCAAAGGGGTGCGGAGTGGCCATCAGAGGGATCCTGGCCTCTTTCCATGGAGCCAGAATTACCCCTCAAAGCCCAGAGATCTgcagctggccatgctgtgagGAGGGTAGGAAGCTATTTAGTTCCCATGGAATTCGGAATAACAGGAACCTTTAGGAAAATCAGCACCGAGAAAAGATACTGCACTAAAATAGTTGCATAGTTGAAGAGCCACCCAAACTGGATACCTTGTTTTCATAGAGAGGGGAGATACTTCCACATAAAATGCTTGAGGCACAGGGAGAAAATACAGAGTACAAGTAAGACAGTGAACATTTTATTGCAGACAAGGTCACATTTTCATCAGTTAACTAAGGTAAAATGAGTAACTTCAGCCAGACAAATCCACTTATTCATAAAAGTAGTCTTATTTAAAGTGTAACAAATTTTTCCAGATAAGATGGTCTGATTGACTGAAGCATATCCAGCTATTCATTTGTTTTACTGCACCAAtaatcagatttatttttttaaatgaaaacctTTGGTAAAGTACAAACACAGTTTTGAGACGAACAGGATCAATGTTCTATTCTTACTGTGCTGGGAAAAATAAGTACAGCTCTATAGCTGCTTTGATACCTAGAATGTTTTAATTAGAGTAAGtgaaagacttttaaaataaactcttaAAGCAAATCTAAAAGAAATAAACTAAGTTCAATGTCCCAAAGATATTAACCATGAGCAGAAGACTGGTTGTTCCACAGGTATTCTAAATTAGCGACAATTAATTAGTCCACACATCCTTTTTTCCAGCCATTACAGATTCCAAAACGGAATGTAATTTTTCCAAACCAAGACTCCTGAATTTTCatattcataaaatatttaagaaatgtCTATTCCACCATATAAAAAAGCTTTCATGTACTACAAAGttaaaaacaaagagcaaatgACACAAGctaaaagtagaaaaatacattttaaaacatttatattttgttccttACACTGATCAAGatataacaaaatattttagattaGACCACTTTCATAAAACTCATGGTGTTTCCAGAAGCAGACAGGTACTGACTTAACAGTCACTGGTCACTCACTAGCCACCTGGCCACCCAGCAAAGGTGTCTGACTTTCACATATATCCAGTATATTTTAACCTTCTAGAAGTCCTGTGTAGACATTAAGCTTTATTACTGGAGGAGTCCAAAAATAACAGAACTATTCTAAGTTAGGCTTGAG encodes:
- the BLOC1S4 gene encoding biogenesis of lysosome-related organelles complex 1 subunit 4 → MAAAAGAGVRAGAELPDTCPGADSGNVSQSQSRASGLGEAEDEDASEASLSATAAAYSAYLLADRSLFSEQIESLDKSLEDLLTRVDEFVGMLDMIRSDSSQVVNESIPEIYTKATEMRQIYRKIDKLEAFVKMIGNSVAGLEERVTKAETDLGAFPSTFKKLLHTISMPSFLNKSSSSRQQQTLYEPPVLFKTEDYFPCLNEAPY